The following proteins come from a genomic window of Diceros bicornis minor isolate mBicDic1 chromosome 4, mDicBic1.mat.cur, whole genome shotgun sequence:
- the EFNA4 gene encoding ephrin-A4 isoform X1 — MRLLPLLRTVLWAAFLGSSLRGGSGLRHAVYWNSSNPRLLRGDAVVNLHLNDYLDIFCPHYEGPGPPEGPETFALYMVDRPGYEACRAEGAGAFKRWVCSFPFAPFGPVPFSEKIQRFTPFSLGFEFLPGETYYYISVPTPESSGQCLRLQVSVCCKESKSESAHPVGSPGDSGTSGWQGGGTPSPLCLLLLLLPILRLLRVL, encoded by the exons ATGCGGCTGCTGCCCCTGCTGCGGACTGTCCTCTGGGCCGCGTTCCTCGGCTCCTCTCTGCGAGGGGGCTCCGGCCTCCGCCACGCCGTCTACTGGAACTCCAGTAACCCCAG GCTGCTTCGAGGAGACGCCGTGGTGAATCTGCACCTCAACGATTACTTAGACATCTTCTGCCCACACTATGAGGGTCCAGGGCCCCCCGAGGGCCCCGAGACGTTTGCTTTATACATGGTGGACCGGCCGGGCTATGAGGCCTGCCGAGCAGAGGGGGCAGGGGCCTTCAAGCGCTGGGTGTGCTCCTTCCCCTTCGCTCCCTTTGGCCCTGTTCCGTTCTCAGAGAAGATTCAGCGCTTCACACCCTTCTCCCTTGGCTTCGAGTTCTTGCCCGGAGAGACCTACTATTACATCT CAGTGCCAACTCCGGAGAGTTCTGGCCAGTGCTTGAGGCTCCAGGTGTCTGTCTGCTGCAAGGAGAGCA AGTCCGAGTCAGCCCATCCTGTTGGGAGCCCTGGAGACAGTGGCACATCAGGGTGGCAAGGGGGGGGCACTCCCAGCCCCCTCTgtctcttgctgctgctgctccccATTCTGCGTCTCCTGAGAGTTCTCTGA
- the EFNA4 gene encoding ephrin-A4 isoform X2, with amino-acid sequence MRLLPLLRTVLWAAFLGSSLRGGSGLRHAVYWNSSNPRLLRGDAVVNLHLNDYLDIFCPHYEGPGPPEGPETFALYMVDRPGYEACRAEGAGAFKRWVCSFPFAPFGPVPFSEKIQRFTPFSLGFEFLPGETYYYILPTPESSGQCLRLQVSVCCKESKSESAHPVGSPGDSGTSGWQGGGTPSPLCLLLLLLPILRLLRVL; translated from the exons ATGCGGCTGCTGCCCCTGCTGCGGACTGTCCTCTGGGCCGCGTTCCTCGGCTCCTCTCTGCGAGGGGGCTCCGGCCTCCGCCACGCCGTCTACTGGAACTCCAGTAACCCCAG GCTGCTTCGAGGAGACGCCGTGGTGAATCTGCACCTCAACGATTACTTAGACATCTTCTGCCCACACTATGAGGGTCCAGGGCCCCCCGAGGGCCCCGAGACGTTTGCTTTATACATGGTGGACCGGCCGGGCTATGAGGCCTGCCGAGCAGAGGGGGCAGGGGCCTTCAAGCGCTGGGTGTGCTCCTTCCCCTTCGCTCCCTTTGGCCCTGTTCCGTTCTCAGAGAAGATTCAGCGCTTCACACCCTTCTCCCTTGGCTTCGAGTTCTTGCCCGGAGAGACCTACTATTACATCT TGCCAACTCCGGAGAGTTCTGGCCAGTGCTTGAGGCTCCAGGTGTCTGTCTGCTGCAAGGAGAGCA AGTCCGAGTCAGCCCATCCTGTTGGGAGCCCTGGAGACAGTGGCACATCAGGGTGGCAAGGGGGGGGCACTCCCAGCCCCCTCTgtctcttgctgctgctgctccccATTCTGCGTCTCCTGAGAGTTCTCTGA
- the EFNA4 gene encoding ephrin-A4 isoform X3, whose translation MRLLPLLRTVLWAAFLGSSLRGGSGLRHAVYWNSSNPRLLRGDAVVNLHLNDYLDIFCPHYEGPGPPEGPETFALYMVDRPGYEACRAEGAGAFKRWVCSFPFAPFGPVPFSEKIQRFTPFSLGFEFLPGETYYYISVPTPESSGQCLRLQVSVCCKESRARALPRLPGRGAPAT comes from the exons ATGCGGCTGCTGCCCCTGCTGCGGACTGTCCTCTGGGCCGCGTTCCTCGGCTCCTCTCTGCGAGGGGGCTCCGGCCTCCGCCACGCCGTCTACTGGAACTCCAGTAACCCCAG GCTGCTTCGAGGAGACGCCGTGGTGAATCTGCACCTCAACGATTACTTAGACATCTTCTGCCCACACTATGAGGGTCCAGGGCCCCCCGAGGGCCCCGAGACGTTTGCTTTATACATGGTGGACCGGCCGGGCTATGAGGCCTGCCGAGCAGAGGGGGCAGGGGCCTTCAAGCGCTGGGTGTGCTCCTTCCCCTTCGCTCCCTTTGGCCCTGTTCCGTTCTCAGAGAAGATTCAGCGCTTCACACCCTTCTCCCTTGGCTTCGAGTTCTTGCCCGGAGAGACCTACTATTACATCT CAGTGCCAACTCCGGAGAGTTCTGGCCAGTGCTTGAGGCTCCAGGTGTCTGTCTGCTGCAAGGAGAGCA GAGCCAGAGCCCTCCCAAGACTCCCTGGAAGAGGGGCCCCTGCTACCTGA
- the EFNA4 gene encoding ephrin-A4 isoform X4 gives MRLLPLLRTVLWAAFLGSSLRGGSGLRHAVYWNSSNPRLLRGDAVVNLHLNDYLDIFCPHYEGPGPPEGPETFALYMVDRPGYEACRAEGAGAFKRWVCSFPFAPFGPVPFSEKIQRFTPFSLGFEFLPGETYYYISVPTPESSGQCLRLQVSVCCKESTDPSCHPQEPEPSQDSLEEGPLLPELGMPSQTD, from the exons ATGCGGCTGCTGCCCCTGCTGCGGACTGTCCTCTGGGCCGCGTTCCTCGGCTCCTCTCTGCGAGGGGGCTCCGGCCTCCGCCACGCCGTCTACTGGAACTCCAGTAACCCCAG GCTGCTTCGAGGAGACGCCGTGGTGAATCTGCACCTCAACGATTACTTAGACATCTTCTGCCCACACTATGAGGGTCCAGGGCCCCCCGAGGGCCCCGAGACGTTTGCTTTATACATGGTGGACCGGCCGGGCTATGAGGCCTGCCGAGCAGAGGGGGCAGGGGCCTTCAAGCGCTGGGTGTGCTCCTTCCCCTTCGCTCCCTTTGGCCCTGTTCCGTTCTCAGAGAAGATTCAGCGCTTCACACCCTTCTCCCTTGGCTTCGAGTTCTTGCCCGGAGAGACCTACTATTACATCT CAGTGCCAACTCCGGAGAGTTCTGGCCAGTGCTTGAGGCTCCAGGTGTCTGTCTGCTGCAAGGAGAGCA CGGACCCTTCCTGCCACCCTCAGGAGCCAGAGCCCTCCCAAGACTCCCTGGAAGAGGGGCCCCTGCTACCTGAGCTGGGAATGCCAAGCCAGACAGATTAA